In one window of Cytophagaceae bacterium ABcell3 DNA:
- a CDS encoding cytochrome c3 family protein, whose amino-acid sequence MKLNISRKRKRQVLGMSVGLFLGVTAWAILTIPSNEHMLSLGPMNTGHEELECQACHTKAKGNPFQQIHANILYLTGQRKTMADFGMQDVDNAKCISCHDRPNDRHPVHRFEEPRFEEARLAIGPEKCESCHLEHKGVRLTINETSYCINCHSDLNMKNDPLDVPHVELIQNAMWTSCLQCHDFHGNHLMEAPEKLRDTIETARIKDYFLGGPDPYGDSKKYKVEKTEDNQYKEASY is encoded by the coding sequence ATGAAACTTAACATAAGCAGGAAAAGAAAAAGACAGGTGTTAGGTATGTCCGTAGGGCTATTTTTAGGTGTAACGGCATGGGCAATCCTTACCATTCCATCCAATGAACATATGCTTTCTTTAGGGCCTATGAACACAGGTCATGAAGAGCTGGAATGTCAGGCATGCCATACAAAAGCAAAAGGGAACCCTTTTCAGCAAATACATGCAAACATCTTATACCTAACAGGCCAACGAAAAACGATGGCTGACTTTGGCATGCAGGATGTAGACAATGCAAAGTGCATTTCCTGTCATGACCGCCCAAATGACAGACACCCTGTACATAGGTTTGAAGAGCCACGATTCGAAGAAGCACGGCTAGCAATTGGCCCTGAAAAGTGCGAGTCTTGCCACCTAGAACATAAAGGGGTAAGGCTTACTATAAACGAGACTTCATATTGCATTAACTGTCACAGTGACTTGAATATGAAAAACGACCCTTTAGACGTGCCTCATGTGGAACTAATTCAAAACGCTATGTGGACTTCTTGCCTGCAATGCCACGACTTCCATGGAAATCACCTGATGGAAGCACCCGAAAAATTGAGGGATACCATAGAAACTGCAAGAATAAAAGACTATTTCTTAGGTGGACCTGACCCATATGGCGACAGCAAAAAATACAAAGTAGAAAAAACAGAAGACAATCAATATAAAGAAGCATCTTATTAA
- a CDS encoding cytochrome c gives MRKLTTYLISSLVIPIIFSFNFTTNDDGEKTFTQNCTACHTIGGGDITGPDLKNITENRDEEWLIEFIKSPQKMIKNGDKTANDLFNKYNQVMMPDQNLSDAEIKEVLDYITKESAN, from the coding sequence ATGAGAAAGCTAACAACTTACTTAATTTCATCTCTAGTAATTCCGATTATTTTCAGCTTTAATTTTACAACTAATGATGATGGAGAAAAAACATTCACCCAAAATTGCACTGCTTGTCATACTATTGGAGGTGGAGACATAACTGGCCCAGATTTAAAAAACATTACGGAAAATCGTGATGAGGAATGGCTAATTGAATTTATTAAATCTCCTCAAAAAATGATCAAAAACGGAGACAAAACTGCTAATGATTTATTCAACAAATACAATCAGGTAATGATGCCTGACCAAAATTTATCAGATGCCGAAATAAAAGAAGTATTAGATTACATAACCAAAGAGAGTGCGAATTAA
- a CDS encoding T9SS type A sorting domain-containing protein, with product MKVYSTLFSVFRSVNKLLVVFLCVFFYSSNAQDFSESKLKNFSIHNPTSLQFGPDGRLYVSQQNGLIKIFEIEKKDSSSYEVTSTETVNLVQKIPNHNDDGSPNPEVNTRLVTGIFVAGTESNPVIFVSSSDSRIGGGALGTMDLCTNSGIISKLSKEKGNWEKVDLVRGLPRSQENHAPNGLQFDEDNNRLFAVIGGITNAGGPSSMFGMTNEYALSAAILSIDLDAIEAMSIKDDPTGNHPYKYDLPTLDDPTRENNADGSDVNDPWGGNRGLNQAKIDPDGPVQVYASGFRNTYDILITSTPGREGNMYAIDNGANPGYGGFPYNEGPDGTVTNNYDPDEPGSLGPGENSPMVNNLDGMHFIGNINDYDEGSYYGGHPNPVRANPEGAGLFTHFGGEDEEGVWRSSTTDSDYPLPNDWPPVPVDMANPAEGEYQNPGEEDPSLVTFTTSTNGMCEYKASNYDMKGDILTVGYSITGPVYHIKLNESGSSVVNNLGDRKLYDDSLFASGMDKPLDITCQGDDDVFPGSVWIAGYGDDHIFIYEPMEKVTASRVEKDYTFKLYPNPVNDRLFLNVNADSDPQYQVEIYNELGQVLLDKQFYITSGASEEVLDISSFSPGVYQVKVTFDSGYEVVKVVKL from the coding sequence ATGAAAGTATATTCTACTTTATTCTCAGTTTTTAGAAGTGTTAATAAGCTATTAGTTGTCTTTTTATGTGTGTTTTTTTATAGTAGTAATGCGCAGGATTTTTCTGAAAGTAAACTAAAAAATTTTTCCATTCATAACCCTACATCCTTACAATTTGGCCCTGATGGAAGGCTTTATGTTTCTCAGCAAAATGGTTTAATTAAAATATTTGAAATAGAGAAAAAAGACTCTAGTTCTTATGAGGTCACATCTACGGAAACTGTAAACCTTGTACAGAAAATTCCTAATCATAATGATGACGGTTCACCTAATCCGGAGGTAAATACACGGTTGGTTACAGGGATTTTTGTGGCAGGTACAGAGTCAAATCCGGTTATATTTGTTTCATCGAGCGATAGTCGAATAGGTGGAGGTGCGTTGGGTACAATGGATCTTTGTACCAATTCTGGTATTATATCTAAATTGAGCAAAGAGAAAGGCAATTGGGAGAAAGTCGACCTTGTGAGGGGTTTGCCTAGGAGCCAAGAAAACCACGCGCCAAACGGTTTGCAGTTTGATGAAGATAATAACCGACTTTTTGCTGTAATAGGAGGGATTACCAATGCAGGAGGACCATCTTCTATGTTTGGTATGACCAACGAATACGCATTGTCGGCTGCCATTTTAAGCATAGATCTCGATGCTATAGAGGCTATGTCCATCAAGGATGATCCAACAGGTAATCACCCTTATAAGTATGACCTTCCAACACTTGATGACCCTACACGGGAAAACAATGCAGATGGGTCCGATGTCAACGATCCTTGGGGTGGGAACCGTGGTTTGAACCAGGCAAAAATTGATCCTGACGGGCCTGTTCAGGTATATGCTTCTGGTTTTAGAAACACCTATGATATTTTAATTACCAGCACTCCCGGTCGCGAAGGTAACATGTATGCCATTGATAATGGTGCTAATCCAGGGTATGGAGGTTTTCCTTACAATGAAGGTCCAGATGGTACGGTTACCAATAATTATGATCCTGACGAACCGGGGTCTTTGGGGCCTGGAGAAAACTCGCCTATGGTCAATAATTTAGATGGTATGCACTTTATTGGAAACATTAATGACTATGATGAAGGTAGCTATTATGGTGGACACCCTAATCCTGTGAGGGCAAATCCTGAAGGTGCCGGTCTTTTTACACACTTTGGCGGTGAAGATGAAGAGGGCGTTTGGAGATCAAGCACCACTGATTCTGATTATCCTTTGCCGAATGATTGGCCACCTGTTCCAGTAGATATGGCAAATCCTGCTGAAGGTGAATATCAAAACCCAGGTGAAGAAGATCCGTCTTTGGTGACTTTTACAACTTCAACCAATGGCATGTGTGAGTATAAAGCCTCAAACTATGATATGAAAGGCGATATTTTAACTGTGGGCTATAGTATAACTGGTCCTGTATACCATATTAAACTTAATGAATCTGGGAGCAGTGTAGTTAATAACTTGGGCGACCGAAAACTCTATGACGATTCGCTATTTGCTTCTGGTATGGACAAACCATTGGATATTACATGTCAAGGAGATGATGACGTTTTTCCTGGTAGTGTTTGGATTGCTGGCTATGGCGATGACCATATCTTTATTTATGAACCTATGGAAAAGGTTACTGCTAGTAGAGTGGAAAAAGATTACACCTTTAAGTTATACCCAAACCCTGTTAATGATCGCTTGTTTTTGAATGTAAATGCTGATTCTGATCCACAGTATCAGGTAGAAATATATAATGAGCTTGGGCAGGTGTTGTTAGATAAGCAGTTTTACATTACGTCAGGTGCTTCTGAAGAAGTGTTAGACATTTCCAGTTTTTCACCTGGTGTGTATCAGGTAAAGGTTACTTTCGATTCTGGCTATGAGGTCGTTAAGGTGGTTAAGCTTTAG
- a CDS encoding DUF3365 domain-containing protein → MRALPKFMAFPKGSILCLTLLTFVVVSCGDPLPEETSSGTKYPIEEAFTMLAQENDAARTLYTKAIVDAGKLKGLAFDEDWQKNHIEAGPLPALFLRATSMEIQKTDIPLGLFLGSDFPVNQANEFTGKQKELFEKIKEDKEPKFFFDEKAGKHTAMFPDFAVVQGCVTCHNEHPESPKDDWKLGDIMGATTWTFPKDSVTVDEMKALLRVYRMGASKTYQSYLDKTNTFKDKEKPIIGAEWPAHGYSLPETAVFVDSISKITSHTSLNSILKY, encoded by the coding sequence ATGCGTGCATTACCAAAGTTTATGGCTTTCCCTAAAGGATCGATTTTATGTTTAACATTATTGACCTTTGTTGTAGTTTCATGTGGTGACCCTTTGCCCGAAGAAACTAGTTCTGGTACAAAATACCCAATAGAAGAGGCCTTTACCATGCTGGCCCAAGAGAACGATGCTGCACGTACATTATACACAAAAGCCATTGTAGATGCTGGCAAACTTAAAGGCCTTGCTTTTGACGAGGACTGGCAAAAGAACCACATAGAAGCAGGCCCATTGCCAGCCTTATTCCTTAGAGCAACCTCTATGGAAATTCAAAAAACAGATATTCCCTTAGGATTATTTTTAGGAAGCGATTTTCCTGTGAACCAAGCAAATGAATTTACAGGAAAACAAAAAGAGTTATTTGAGAAAATTAAAGAGGACAAAGAACCAAAATTTTTCTTTGACGAAAAAGCGGGCAAACATACTGCTATGTTTCCAGACTTTGCCGTCGTACAAGGTTGCGTAACTTGCCATAATGAACATCCCGAGTCACCAAAAGACGATTGGAAGCTGGGAGATATCATGGGAGCTACCACTTGGACTTTCCCTAAAGATTCGGTTACAGTTGATGAAATGAAAGCTCTGCTAAGGGTTTATCGAATGGGAGCATCAAAAACCTACCAGTCATACCTTGACAAGACCAATACTTTTAAAGATAAGGAAAAACCGATTATAGGAGCTGAATGGCCAGCGCACGGATATTCCTTACCGGAAACGGCTGTTTTTGTTGACAGCATATCAAAGATAACATCTCATACAAGTCTAAATTCTATCTTAAAGTACTAA
- a CDS encoding transketolase C-terminal domain-containing protein, translating into MKKYTYTEKFDTRSGFGAGLVEVARKNPKVVGLCADLIGSLKMGDFKKEFPERFYQVGIAEANMIGLAAGMTIGGYIPFTGTFANFSTGRVFDQIRQSVAYSGKNVKICASHAGITLGEDGATHQILEDVGMMKMLPHMTVINTCDFNQTKAATMAIADYNGPVYLRFGRPVVPNFTPADQNFEIGKAVMLNEGKDVTIVATGHLVWEAIQAGEMLEAQGIDAEIINIHTIKPLDEQAIIQSVQKTGCVVTAEEHQVLGGLGESVAGTLGRNYPAPIEFVAVKDSFGESGKPDQLMEKYGLKAKNIVEAAQNVIKRKR; encoded by the coding sequence ATGAAAAAATACACCTATACAGAAAAATTTGATACCCGTTCCGGTTTTGGTGCAGGTCTTGTAGAAGTAGCAAGAAAAAATCCTAAGGTAGTTGGCCTTTGTGCAGACCTAATCGGTTCATTAAAGATGGGAGATTTCAAAAAAGAATTTCCTGAACGTTTCTATCAAGTCGGAATTGCTGAGGCCAACATGATCGGTCTTGCTGCCGGTATGACCATAGGTGGATATATTCCATTTACCGGGACTTTCGCCAACTTCTCTACCGGAAGGGTTTTTGACCAAATCAGGCAATCGGTTGCATATTCGGGCAAAAATGTAAAAATATGTGCTTCTCATGCCGGAATCACCCTTGGCGAAGACGGTGCTACCCACCAAATCCTCGAAGATGTGGGCATGATGAAAATGTTGCCTCACATGACAGTGATCAACACTTGTGACTTTAACCAGACTAAGGCTGCAACTATGGCTATTGCTGATTACAATGGCCCGGTTTATTTAAGGTTTGGACGCCCTGTTGTCCCTAACTTTACACCAGCCGATCAAAACTTTGAAATTGGCAAAGCAGTAATGCTCAATGAAGGTAAAGATGTTACCATTGTTGCTACTGGACACTTAGTATGGGAAGCCATACAAGCTGGAGAAATGTTAGAAGCACAAGGAATCGACGCAGAAATTATAAACATCCATACCATTAAGCCTCTAGATGAGCAAGCCATCATCCAGTCAGTACAAAAAACTGGTTGTGTGGTAACCGCTGAAGAACATCAGGTTTTGGGAGGTTTAGGAGAAAGCGTAGCAGGTACTTTAGGTCGTAACTACCCTGCCCCTATTGAATTTGTAGCAGTCAAAGACAGCTTTGGGGAAAGTGGAAAACCTGATCAATTAATGGAAAAGTATGGCCTGAAAGCAAAAAACATTGTAGAGGCAGCTCAAAACGTCATCAAAAGAAAAAGATAA
- a CDS encoding DUF5982 domain-containing protein → MKRTLTGLLYLVIATFVSNAQVSFIGDSIVVTETDTLQLPFALDASKRLNREDIENKREGYYVTGLPEMTIDPIRGLSIGANAFLFNNRDRSDPFFYYTPYRARYALNFRAAQNGRIDGAVSVDVPFAFNTKWRLRGDFIYANDPNWQYFGIGRQTLNPLQYTDKRTGDRIDRARFSNYYHNLAMTQEINGQLFTNAHYNELDYTEFLTAVVGERTFFEGRMRLMFGYEILIIRINTYDNEVTPEAIHHETGEDVEAVQGETRLTRDFRAGQEDPNSPWARHNIGGYEGGRIGLLQTGLMWDTRDLEPDPSSGVFLEYAQEISAPWTLSEFSFTKHLMHGIFYKRLFPDKLGRTVLTGRMALGYIRGQNIPFTEVLDLWGASEEGGIPVLGGARALRGYREGRFAGMVTHLMNLELRSRFYQTNILNQHLAFYAVPFFDAGTIWDSFREIELSQYKGNPGLGLRIAWNQATILRFDYARSAEDSQFFFVFGHTF, encoded by the coding sequence ATGAAGAGAACCCTTACAGGACTGCTATACCTTGTTATAGCCACCTTTGTATCAAACGCACAGGTGTCGTTTATCGGAGACAGCATTGTAGTTACAGAAACAGACACACTTCAGCTCCCTTTTGCTCTTGATGCTTCTAAAAGATTGAACAGAGAAGACATAGAAAATAAAAGAGAAGGGTATTATGTAACGGGGCTACCAGAAATGACCATAGACCCTATTCGTGGTTTAAGTATAGGAGCCAATGCGTTCCTTTTTAACAACAGAGACCGTAGCGATCCATTTTTTTATTATACTCCCTACCGTGCGAGGTATGCATTAAACTTCAGGGCTGCTCAAAATGGACGTATTGATGGCGCTGTAAGCGTAGATGTTCCCTTTGCTTTTAACACCAAATGGAGACTACGTGGAGACTTTATTTATGCCAACGATCCCAACTGGCAATATTTTGGCATTGGAAGACAAACATTAAACCCTTTACAATATACAGACAAAAGAACAGGGGACCGTATAGATAGAGCAAGGTTCAGCAATTATTACCATAACCTTGCCATGACACAAGAAATAAATGGCCAGTTATTTACCAACGCCCATTACAACGAGCTTGACTATACAGAATTCCTAACTGCCGTGGTAGGAGAAAGAACGTTTTTTGAAGGCAGGATGCGCTTGATGTTTGGCTATGAAATACTCATAATAAGAATCAACACCTATGACAATGAAGTGACACCAGAAGCCATTCATCATGAAACAGGAGAAGATGTAGAGGCAGTTCAAGGAGAAACAAGGCTTACCAGAGATTTTCGGGCAGGCCAAGAAGACCCCAATTCTCCATGGGCTAGACATAATATTGGAGGTTATGAAGGCGGTCGCATTGGCCTGTTACAAACCGGCCTAATGTGGGACACACGTGACCTAGAGCCAGACCCATCCAGTGGTGTTTTCTTAGAATATGCCCAAGAAATATCAGCTCCCTGGACTTTGTCAGAGTTCAGCTTTACAAAACACTTAATGCATGGTATTTTCTATAAAAGGCTGTTCCCTGACAAACTGGGCAGAACGGTACTTACAGGAAGAATGGCTTTAGGTTATATCAGAGGCCAAAACATCCCTTTTACAGAAGTGCTTGACCTTTGGGGCGCTTCTGAAGAAGGTGGCATCCCGGTGCTAGGAGGCGCAAGAGCACTACGTGGATACAGAGAGGGAAGGTTCGCTGGCATGGTCACCCACCTCATGAACCTCGAACTTAGGAGCCGGTTTTACCAAACAAACATATTGAACCAACACCTGGCATTTTACGCAGTTCCATTTTTTGACGCAGGTACCATATGGGACAGCTTTAGAGAAATTGAGCTAAGCCAGTACAAAGGAAACCCTGGGCTAGGCTTACGGATTGCGTGGAACCAAGCTACCATTCTCAGATTTGACTATGCAAGGTCAGCGGAAGACTCTCAGTTCTTCTTTGTATTTGGCCACACTTTTTAA
- a CDS encoding DUF5777 family beta-barrel protein — translation MKKEKYLKYSVFIIISFYTTICYGQDSEKPAVIKNFRSNELINTQTTESIQSNAVEFNIKHRFGVVSPGREILTEFLGMDLPSNIRLGLAIPISDRLYIGVGRTRFNKIYDFEGKYIVTQQTEDESSPVSIAAYFNAAIRTDNFPSVPDNAYFEDGHTPFEYHFVHRLAYNSQLIISRKFGNKLSLQVAPTLVYRNLVSPERDNYVMAVPIGGSIKTGLTSSIIFEYSYIINENLSNHRYPLSIGYEIATAGHTFQIFLTSSQHILQQQLLTTEQADYLNGNFVLGFNLKRVFWKRNKK, via the coding sequence ATGAAAAAAGAAAAATACTTAAAATATTCAGTCTTCATAATTATTAGTTTTTATACAACTATATGTTATGGACAAGACAGTGAAAAACCGGCAGTTATTAAGAACTTTAGAAGTAATGAACTCATAAATACACAGACCACAGAATCAATACAAAGTAATGCTGTTGAATTTAATATTAAACACAGGTTTGGTGTAGTAAGCCCCGGAAGGGAAATACTAACGGAGTTTTTAGGTATGGATTTACCATCGAACATTAGATTAGGTTTAGCTATACCAATTTCAGATCGTTTATATATTGGAGTGGGAAGAACAAGGTTTAATAAAATATATGATTTTGAAGGAAAATATATAGTAACACAACAAACCGAAGACGAAAGTTCACCTGTGTCAATTGCTGCTTATTTCAATGCGGCAATACGAACTGACAACTTCCCATCAGTACCTGATAATGCTTATTTCGAAGATGGACATACGCCTTTCGAATACCATTTTGTGCACAGATTAGCTTATAATAGTCAATTAATAATATCACGAAAATTTGGCAATAAGTTATCTTTACAAGTGGCGCCTACATTGGTTTACAGAAACCTAGTTTCGCCAGAAAGAGACAACTATGTAATGGCCGTTCCAATTGGAGGATCTATAAAGACAGGTTTAACTTCTTCTATCATTTTTGAATACTCATATATTATAAATGAAAACCTTTCAAATCATAGGTATCCACTATCTATAGGATATGAAATAGCAACGGCTGGACATACATTTCAAATATTCTTAACATCTAGCCAACATATATTACAGCAACAACTGCTCACTACAGAACAAGCAGATTATCTAAACGGAAACTTTGTGCTAGGATTTAACTTAAAAAGAGTTTTTTGGAAAAGAAACAAAAAGTAA
- a CDS encoding VWA domain-containing protein — MLDASGSMYAIWEGKSRMEIAREVLSNLVDSLSNDQNIEVALRVYGHEYHKRYQNCKDTKLEVPFGNKNHEAIKKKLKTIEPNGTTLIAYTLEQAANDFPKDDNVRNILILLTDGIEVCGGDPCAVSLALQKKNIFLTPFIIGIGPEEDFAKELGCIGKYFDANKVSEFQGNLQKILKHSLSETTVRVNLLDAYSKPTETNVNMTFKNSITGEVLHDYVHLIKPNGKSDEVEVDPVITYDIIVNTIPQTVKRNIVLEGGKENIIDISTPQGTLLLKDNPKDYRNLQAIVRKSGSAQTLHVQNAGTQEKYITGNYDIEILTLPRIHLKNVKIEQGKIKSIPIPSPGILNISDALTGYGSIYKIKSNGDPEWVHNFTNARMSQPLQPGNYKVVFRVDKSINSKFTDVKYFTVRSGASVAVKLFSK; from the coding sequence GTGCTAGACGCCTCAGGCAGCATGTATGCTATTTGGGAAGGTAAATCCAGAATGGAAATTGCCCGTGAAGTGCTTTCTAATTTGGTTGACTCCTTAAGTAACGATCAAAATATTGAGGTGGCACTCAGGGTCTATGGCCATGAATACCATAAGAGGTATCAAAACTGTAAAGACACAAAACTAGAAGTACCTTTTGGAAACAAAAACCACGAAGCCATTAAGAAAAAGCTAAAAACTATAGAGCCAAACGGTACTACGCTAATAGCCTATACACTTGAACAGGCCGCCAACGATTTTCCGAAGGATGACAATGTGAGAAATATCCTCATTCTTTTGACAGATGGCATAGAAGTTTGTGGAGGCGACCCTTGTGCTGTTTCTCTTGCCTTGCAGAAAAAAAACATATTTCTAACCCCTTTTATCATAGGCATAGGCCCTGAAGAAGACTTTGCCAAAGAACTTGGTTGTATTGGTAAATATTTTGACGCAAATAAAGTAAGCGAGTTTCAAGGCAATCTACAAAAAATACTCAAACACAGCCTTTCAGAAACCACAGTCAGGGTCAACCTGTTGGATGCATATAGCAAGCCTACCGAAACGAATGTCAATATGACTTTTAAAAACAGTATCACAGGAGAGGTGTTGCATGATTATGTACACCTGATCAAACCCAACGGAAAGTCTGACGAAGTGGAGGTAGACCCGGTAATTACTTATGATATTATAGTAAACACCATTCCTCAGACTGTGAAAAGAAACATAGTGCTAGAGGGGGGCAAAGAAAACATAATAGACATCAGTACACCACAGGGAACCTTACTGCTTAAAGACAACCCTAAAGATTACAGAAATCTTCAAGCCATAGTCCGAAAGTCAGGGTCTGCACAGACCCTGCATGTCCAAAATGCAGGCACACAAGAAAAATATATAACAGGTAATTATGACATAGAGATCTTGACCTTACCCAGAATACATTTAAAAAATGTTAAGATCGAGCAAGGGAAAATCAAAAGCATTCCCATACCCTCTCCTGGCATATTAAATATAAGTGACGCACTTACTGGCTATGGTAGCATCTATAAAATAAAAAGCAATGGAGATCCAGAGTGGGTACATAACTTTACCAACGCTCGAATGAGCCAGCCTTTACAACCAGGAAACTACAAAGTGGTTTTTAGGGTAGACAAGAGCATTAACAGTAAATTTACCGATGTGAAGTATTTTACCGTCCGTTCGGGGGCTTCTGTTGCAGTAAAATTATTCAGTAAATAA
- a CDS encoding globin family protein codes for MTERQKILVQKSFEKVEPISEIAAEIFYKKLFTLDPSLKPLFKGDMKEQGKKLMLMIKTAVKGLDDLDALVPAVQDLGRRHVGYGVKPDHYNTVGAALLATLKEGLGESFTEETEAAWAEVYSILSSTMLEASYA; via the coding sequence ATGACTGAAAGACAAAAAATCCTAGTGCAAAAATCTTTTGAAAAAGTTGAACCCATTTCAGAAATAGCAGCAGAAATTTTTTATAAGAAACTATTCACCTTAGACCCTTCCCTGAAACCATTATTTAAGGGAGATATGAAAGAACAGGGCAAAAAACTAATGCTTATGATAAAAACCGCTGTTAAAGGCCTTGACGATCTAGATGCATTAGTTCCTGCGGTACAAGACTTGGGCAGAAGACATGTAGGTTATGGCGTTAAACCAGACCACTACAATACAGTAGGCGCGGCCTTACTGGCTACATTAAAAGAAGGGCTCGGAGAAAGCTTTACCGAAGAAACAGAGGCCGCATGGGCTGAAGTATACAGCATTTTGTCATCCACCATGCTTGAAGCTTCATACGCCTAG
- a CDS encoding ferredoxin--NADP reductase yields the protein MKLKVLNVEKETSDSISIHFKQPFFNKIKYKPGQFLTLILDVDGKEVRRAYSINSTPKIDKTVTVTVKRVKDGKVSNRLFEELKPGDTLKVMKPMGNFVFEAAKGVRRHFVLFGGGSGITPLMSITKSILYFEPQSNVSLYYANLNEQSIIFKRQLKQLEEQFPDRFNLVHILEKPSPNWTGETGRINKDKIAGWINNMLPESADQRAYYICGPTGMMEVVQNSLYDLDIPEEKIHIESFTAPVKKACGAASEHQVAFVLNGKEHKVPVTPNKSILDAVLDEDIKATYSCLSGICGSCKSKLISGKIKNEEKNILSAEEKEAGYILPCVCFPEDDNVKIEMKS from the coding sequence ATGAAACTTAAAGTATTGAATGTAGAAAAAGAAACATCTGACTCTATAAGCATCCATTTTAAACAACCATTTTTCAACAAGATAAAATATAAACCAGGCCAATTCTTGACCTTGATCCTTGATGTGGACGGCAAAGAAGTAAGAAGGGCATATTCTATCAACAGCACACCTAAGATAGACAAGACAGTAACGGTAACAGTAAAAAGGGTTAAAGATGGAAAAGTTTCGAACAGACTGTTTGAGGAACTAAAGCCAGGAGACACGCTAAAGGTAATGAAACCTATGGGAAACTTTGTGTTTGAAGCGGCCAAAGGTGTCCGGAGACACTTTGTCCTCTTTGGAGGCGGTAGCGGCATTACACCACTCATGTCCATAACCAAAAGCATATTGTATTTTGAGCCTCAAAGCAATGTTTCATTATACTACGCAAACCTAAACGAACAGTCGATCATATTCAAAAGACAACTCAAACAACTAGAAGAACAATTTCCTGACAGGTTTAACCTAGTCCATATTTTAGAAAAACCTTCACCTAATTGGACAGGAGAAACAGGTAGGATAAACAAAGACAAAATAGCTGGCTGGATCAACAATATGCTACCTGAAAGCGCCGATCAAAGAGCCTACTATATCTGCGGCCCAACAGGGATGATGGAAGTGGTTCAAAACAGCTTGTACGATTTAGACATACCTGAAGAAAAAATCCACATAGAATCTTTTACAGCGCCTGTAAAAAAAGCATGCGGGGCAGCCTCAGAGCACCAAGTGGCTTTTGTTCTAAATGGAAAAGAACACAAGGTACCTGTAACACCCAATAAAAGCATATTAGATGCTGTACTAGATGAAGATATTAAAGCGACTTACTCTTGTCTAAGTGGAATATGTGGCTCTTGTAAAAGCAAGTTAATCTCTGGAAAAATAAAAAACGAGGAAAAAAACATCCTCTCAGCAGAAGAAAAAGAAGCAGGATATATACTCCCTTGCGTGTGCTTCCCAGAAGATGACAATGTAAAGATAGAAATGAAAAGTTAG
- a CDS encoding cytochrome c: MKLKNIIPLLILALLLACAKDKGPLVVPEDEPIAENGDDEKEETSDEENPDEETETYTFSFKDDIQPIFNQNCVTCHGEFHQLNLESCCAHEILTTKGYVNTSSPEDSPLYREIKHPNPRMPPANPLSESDVDKILTWIKEGAKNN, encoded by the coding sequence ATGAAACTAAAGAACATAATACCTCTTTTAATTTTGGCATTGCTTTTAGCTTGCGCTAAAGACAAAGGACCTTTGGTTGTACCAGAAGACGAACCCATAGCTGAAAATGGTGATGACGAAAAAGAAGAGACTTCAGATGAAGAAAACCCAGACGAAGAAACAGAAACTTATACATTTAGTTTTAAAGATGATATTCAGCCCATTTTCAACCAAAACTGTGTAACATGCCATGGTGAATTTCACCAGCTAAACCTAGAGTCTTGCTGTGCACATGAAATACTCACTACCAAAGGTTATGTAAACACTAGCAGTCCAGAGGATAGTCCTTTATACAGGGAAATAAAACATCCAAACCCAAGAATGCCTCCTGCCAACCCGCTTAGCGAAAGCGATGTGGACAAAATTCTAACTTGGATAAAAGAGGGCGCTAAAAACAACTAA